The Colletotrichum higginsianum IMI 349063 chromosome 2, whole genome shotgun sequence genome has a segment encoding these proteins:
- a CDS encoding E3 ubiquitin ligase complex SCF subunit scon-3 — translation MAAEKKDSKIWVQSNDNITIPVDRVVAERSMLIKNMLEDVGDDSISQENPIPIPNVNEAVLRKVIEWCEHHRNDPVQTQDDENDARKKTTEIEEWDQKFMQVDQEMLFEIILASNYLDIKPLLDVGCKTVANMIKGKSPEEIRKTFNITNDFTPEEEEQIRRENEWAEDR, via the exons ATGGCCGCCGAAAAGAAGGACTCCAAGATCTGGGTGCAGTCCAACGACAACATCACCATTCCCGTCG ATCGCGTTGTCGCTGAGCGCTCCATGCTCATCAAGAACATGCTCGAGGATGTTGGCGACGATAGTATCAGCCAGGAGAACCCTATTCCCATCCCGAAC GTGAACGAGGCTGTCCTTCGCAAGGTGATTGAGTGGTGCGAGCACCACCGCAACGATCCCGTCCAGACCCAGGATGATGAGAACGACGCTCGCAAGAAGACTACCGAGATTGAGGAGTGGGATCAGAAGTTTATGCAGGTTGACCAGGAGATGCTCTTTGAGATCATCCTT GCCTCCAACTACCTGGACATCAAGCCCCTCCTCGACGTTGGCTGCAAGACGGTCGCCAACATGATCAAGGGCAAGTCCCCGGAGGAAATTCGTAAGACATTCAACATCACCAACGACTTTACgcccgaggaagaggagcagATTCGCCGTGAGAACGAGTGGGCCGAGGACCGATGA
- a CDS encoding 60S ribosomal protein L39, translating into MDFERKPATETNGETTHIITIEEGGGLLPTKKHFIPGSRTLTFLSRIQSHKTFRTKQKLAKAQKQNRPIPQWIRLRTGNTIRYNAKRRHWRKSKLGI; encoded by the exons ATGGACTTTGAGAGAAAACCAGCAACGGAGACGAACGGGGAGACGACacacatcatcaccatcgaagaaggaggggggctGTTGCCGACGAAGAAACATTTTATACCCGGAAGCAGAACGCTGACGTTCCTTTCACGAATACAGAGCCACAAGACTTTCCGCACGAAGCAGAAGCTCGCCAAGGCGCAGAAGCAGAACCGCCCTATCCCCCAATGGATCCGTCTTCGCACCGGTAACACCATTCG CTACAACGCGAAGAGACGCCACTGGCGCAAGAGCAAGCTCGGCATCTAA
- a CDS encoding Catalase has translation MGSDEKPPSTYRYNEKPTYTTSNGAPVENPQAWQRIGPQGPLLLQDFHLIDLLAHFDRERIPERVVHAKGAGAYGEFEVTHDISDICSIDMLSKVGKKTKALARFSTVGGEKGSADSARDPRGFSVKFYTDEGNWDWVYNNTPIFFIRDPVKFPVFIHTQKRHPQTNLKDATMVSLTTHPRRDSLLTRPDGETFDYWTKNQECIHQLMHLFSDRGTPYSYRHMNGYSGHTHKWTKPDGSFVYVQIHLKTDQGNKTFTNEEAGKMASENPDWHTQDLFEAIEKGEHPSWTVYVQTLTPEQAQKFKWNVFDLTKVWPQSEVPLRPFGKLTLNRNPENYFAEIEQAAFSPSHLVPGVEPTADPVLQSRLFSYPDTHRHRLGVNYQQIPVNAPLNAFNPFQRDGAMAVNGNYGANPNYASTFRPLEYKPVKAVNTPHEKWAGEVVTDLFGPVKPEDYEQALGLWKVLGRQEGQQKNFVSNISGALAGAHPDVRARTYDMFSRVTPDLGAAIKKETEKIAAYVKERGVSLVGCDADRRDRPAKDVRSKL, from the exons ATGGGTTCCGACGAGAAACCCCCTTCCACCTACCGGTACAACGAGAAGCCGACTTACACTACGTCCAATGGCGCCCCCGTCGAGAACCCCCAGGCGTGGCAGCGCATCGGTCCCCAGGGccctctgctgctgcaggacTTCCACCTGATCGACCTGCTGGCTCACTTTGACCGCGAGCGCATCCCCGAGCGCGTCGTCCACGCCAAGGGCGCCGGTGCTTACGGCGAG TTCGAGGTCACCCACGACATCAGCGACATCTGCTCCATCGACATGCTCAGCAAGGTCggcaagaagaccaaggcTCTTGCCCGCTTCTcgaccgtcggcggcgagaagggcTCCGCCGACTCGGCGCGCGACCCCCGCGGCTTCTCTGTCAAGTTCTACACGGACGAGGGCAACTGGGACTGGGTCTACAACAACACGCCCATTTTCTTCATCCGCGATCCCGTCAAGTTCCCG GTGTTCATCCACACCCAGAAGCGCCACCCGCAGACCAATCTCAAGGATGCCACCATGGTAAGTCTCACCACCCACCCTCGACGGGATTCACTTCTAACTCGGCCAGATG GCGAAACGTTCGATTACTGGACGAAAAACCAGGAGTGCATTCATCAGTTGATGCACCTCTTCTCCGACCGCGGCACCCCCTACTCGTACCGCCACATGAACGGTTACTCGGGCCACACGCACAAGTGGACCAAGCCCGACGGCTCCTTCGTCTACGTCCAGATCCACCTCAAGACGGACCAGGGCAACAAGACCTTCACCAACGAAGAGGCCGGCAAGATGGCCTCCGAGAACCCCGACTGGCACACCCAGGACCTgttcgaggccatcgagaagggcgagcaCCCGAGCTGGACCGTCTACGTCCAGACCCTGACGCCCGAGCAGGCCCAGAAGTTCAAGTGGAACGTCTTCGACCTGACCAAGGTCTGGCCGCAGAGCGAGGTGCCCCTGCGGCCCTTTGGCAAGCTCACCCTCAACAGGAACCCCGAGAACTATTTCGCCGAGATAGAGCAGGCTGCCTTCTCGCCGTCCCACCTCGTCCCGGGCGTCGAGCCCACCGCCGACCCCGTCCTGCAGTCGCGCCTGTTCTCCTACCCGGACACCCACCGCCACCGTCTTGGCGTCAACTATCAACAGATCCCCGTCAACGCGCCCCTCAACGCCTTCAACCCCTTCCAGAGGGACGGCGCCATGGCCGTCAACGGCAACTACGGCGCGAACCCG AACTACGCCTCGACCTTCCGCCCCCTGGAGTACAAGCCTGTCAAGGCCGTCAACACGCCGCACGAGAAGtgggccggcgaggtcgtcaccgacctcTTCGGCCCCGTCAAGCCCGAGGACTACgagcaggccctcggcctctggaaggtcctcggccgccaggAGGGCCAGCAGAAGAACTTCGTGTCCAACATCtccggcgccctcgccggcgcccacCCGGACGTCCGCGCGCGCACCTACGACATGTTCTCGCGTGTCACCCCtgatctcggcgccgccatcaagaaggagacggagaagatTGCCGCGTACGTGAAGGAGAGGGGTGTCTCGTTAGTCGGATGCGATGCTGACCGTCGTGATAGGCCTGCCAAGGACGTCCGCTCCAAGCTGTGA
- a CDS encoding ADP-ribosylation factor family protein encodes MGASMSWLSGLLWSKKEIRILILGLDNAGKTTLLYRLKIGEVVTTIPTIGFNVESVTYKNLNFNVWDLGGQTSIRPYWRCYYANTAAVIFVVDSTDIERLQTAAEELGAMLNEEELKDASLLVFANKQDQPGAKGAGEISEALRLGELRDRNWSIMACSAVDGSGVTEGMDWLVQTVNQES; translated from the exons ATGGGCGCAAGCATGTCATGGCTTTCCGGCCTCTTGTGGTCCAAGAAGGAGATCCGGATATTGATCTTGGGACTG GATAACGCTGGCAAGACGACACTTCTGTACAGGTTGAAG ATCGGCGAGGTTGTCACCACGATCCCTACGATAGGATTCAACGTCGAGTCCGTCACATACAAAAACCTCAATTTTAACGTCTGG GATCTAGGCGGTCAGACCAGCATCCGGCCGTACTGGCGGTGTTACTACGCCAACACGGcggccgtcatcttcgtcgtcgactcgaCCGATATCGAGCGTCTgcagaccgccgccgaggagctgggcgCCATGCTCAATgaggaggagctcaaggatGCCTcgctcctcgtcttcgccaacAAGCAGGACCAGCCCGGCGCCAAGGGCGCGGGCGAGATCTCGGAGGCGCTGCGCCTGGGCGAGCTGCGCGACCGGAACTGGAGCATCATGGCCTGctccgccgtcgacggcagcggcgttACAGAGGGCATGGACTGGCTTGTC CAAACCGTCAACCAGGAGTCATAA